In Ascaphus truei isolate aAscTru1 chromosome 21, aAscTru1.hap1, whole genome shotgun sequence, one DNA window encodes the following:
- the LOC142472282 gene encoding Golgi-associated plant pathogenesis-related protein 1-like — translation MSKFELAFLAAHNTYRAKHKAPPLQLNRDICNSAQKWADYLLSIHTMKHSGGQYGENLYMMNNPSARQLAGNVAVDAWYNEIKFYNFSKPGFASNTGHFTQVVWKASTQLGVGLATDGKGVFYVVGQYNPHGNVTNPGYFQKNVLQ, via the exons ATGAGCAAGTTCGAGCTAGCGTTTCTGGCTGCCCATAATACTTATCGGGCGAAGCATAAGGCGCCTCCTCTACAACTCAATCGAGATATCTGCAACTCAGCACAAAAGTGGGCTGATTATCTACTGTCCATCCACACCATGAAACACAGCGGAGGTCAATACGGGGAGAACCTGTACATGATGAACAACCCCAGCGCCAGACAACTAGCAG GCAATGTGGCTGTGGATGCCTGGTACAATGAAATCAAGTTTTATAACTTCAGCAAGCCTGGATTTGCAAGCAACACAG GTCACTTCACGCAGGTCGTCTGGAAGGCCTCCACGCAGCTTGGAGTGGGACTGGCCACCGATGGCAAAGGAGTTTTCTATGTGGTCGGACAGTACAACCCACACGGGAATGTCACCAACCCCGGCTACTTTCAGAAGAATGTCCTGCAGTAG